From Candidatus Margulisiibacteriota bacterium, a single genomic window includes:
- the porA gene encoding pyruvate ferredoxin oxidoreductase: DVVAAYPITPATEIAQIFSSFVADGLVNTDMVTVESEHSALSATLGAAAAGARAMTATASQGLMLMAEIMPIAAALRLPIVMPEVNRAISGPINIHCDHSDTMFCRDAGWIQIFSENAQEAYDNVLQAIKIAENPQVHLPALATTDGFIISHGMETIKILPDADAREYIGDYKPNYSLLNHEKPITIGSIDLQNYYFEHRLPIIEALRASKAVIKRVGQEFGEKYGRAYDLIEKYKLDDAETALVCLGSTAGTVKDVVDALRAKGQKVGLIKIRVFRPFPVEDLAAALSGLRAVAVFDRSDSLNGYGGPVFTEVCSALFNSAQKPRIVNYIYGLGGRDIDVHQIAAVYDRLNSIKAKDSADVGAIVNYLGVRK, from the coding sequence GATGTGGTCGCCGCTTACCCGATCACGCCGGCCACCGAAATTGCCCAGATCTTCTCCTCATTTGTGGCTGATGGTCTGGTCAATACCGATATGGTCACGGTGGAGTCGGAACATTCCGCGCTGTCCGCCACGCTGGGCGCCGCGGCGGCGGGGGCCAGAGCGATGACCGCCACGGCCTCACAGGGTTTGATGCTGATGGCCGAGATCATGCCGATAGCAGCGGCGCTGCGTCTGCCGATAGTTATGCCGGAAGTCAACCGCGCTATTTCCGGCCCGATCAATATTCATTGCGATCATTCCGACACCATGTTCTGCCGCGACGCCGGCTGGATACAGATTTTTTCGGAAAACGCGCAGGAGGCTTACGATAATGTTCTGCAGGCCATAAAAATTGCTGAAAACCCGCAGGTGCATTTACCGGCGCTGGCCACGACCGACGGTTTCATCATTTCTCACGGTATGGAAACAATAAAAATACTGCCCGATGCTGACGCGCGTGAATATATTGGCGATTACAAGCCTAATTATTCCCTGCTAAATCACGAAAAACCGATAACAATTGGCTCTATTGACCTGCAAAATTACTATTTTGAACACCGCCTGCCAATAATTGAGGCGCTGCGGGCTTCCAAAGCGGTTATCAAGCGGGTCGGCCAGGAATTTGGCGAGAAATACGGCCGCGCTTATGACTTGATCGAAAAATACAAACTTGATGACGCAGAAACAGCGCTCGTCTGCCTTGGTTCCACGGCCGGCACAGTCAAGGATGTGGTTGACGCTTTGCGCGCCAAAGGCCAGAAAGTCGGTTTGATAAAGATACGCGTTTTCCGGCCTTTTCCGGTAGAGGATCTGGCCGCGGCTCTGTCCGGACTGCGGGCCGTGGCTGTATTTGACCGCTCGGATTCGCTCAACGGCTATGGCGGGCCGGTTTTCACAGAAGTTTGTTCGGCGCTGTTCAATTCCGCGCAAAAACCCAGGATCGTTAATTACATTTACGGCCTGGGCGGACGCGATATTGACGTGCATCAGATCGCGGCCGTGTACGATCGCCTGAATTCTATTAAAGCTAAAGACAGCGCCGATGTCGGCGCTATTGTGAATTACTTAGGTGTAAGGAAGTAA
- a CDS encoding pyruvate ferredoxin oxidoreductase (catalyzes the formation of acetyl-CoA from pyruvate and coenzyme A), producing MMATLKELAAREEKFVGGHTSCAGCGYPNIFRLTLAAIKEPVAVVGATGCCEVNTSIFPYTSWKVPFLHNAFENSAATCSGVEAAYQSLVKSGKIKDENFRFVAFGGDGGTYDIGLQSLSGAMERGHDMLYICYDNGAYMNTGIQRSGATPRYANTTTAPVGKVQPGKRQKKKDLAKIMVGHNVPYVAQTIAGNWKDLTNKIEKAMSIRGPKFIVVLATCPLGWATKSQDTVKLTQMAVDCCFWPLYEVENGKYKLNYDPKDKKIPVSDWLKPQGRFKHLFKTGNENLLAEIQTEIDQDWANLQALCDFHSKQDVV from the coding sequence ATAATGGCGACGTTAAAAGAGTTAGCGGCAAGAGAGGAAAAGTTCGTCGGCGGGCACACGTCCTGCGCTGGCTGCGGCTATCCCAATATTTTCCGCCTGACCCTCGCCGCGATCAAAGAGCCCGTGGCTGTGGTCGGCGCGACAGGCTGCTGCGAGGTCAATACTTCGATTTTCCCCTATACTTCCTGGAAAGTGCCGTTCCTGCACAACGCTTTTGAGAACAGCGCCGCCACCTGCTCGGGCGTCGAGGCCGCCTATCAATCCCTGGTCAAGTCCGGCAAGATCAAAGATGAGAATTTTCGTTTCGTCGCTTTTGGCGGCGACGGCGGCACGTATGACATTGGTTTGCAGTCGCTCTCCGGCGCTATGGAACGCGGCCATGATATGCTCTACATTTGTTACGACAACGGCGCTTACATGAACACCGGTATTCAGCGCTCCGGCGCCACACCACGCTATGCCAACACCACTACCGCGCCGGTCGGCAAGGTGCAGCCCGGCAAAAGGCAAAAGAAAAAAGACCTGGCTAAAATTATGGTCGGCCACAATGTGCCTTATGTGGCGCAGACTATCGCCGGCAACTGGAAAGACCTGACTAACAAGATCGAAAAAGCCATGTCGATCCGCGGGCCAAAATTCATTGTCGTGCTGGCCACCTGTCCGCTGGGCTGGGCGACCAAAAGTCAGGACACGGTCAAGCTGACGCAAATGGCTGTCGACTGCTGTTTTTGGCCGCTGTACGAAGTGGAAAACGGCAAATATAAATTAAATTACGACCCCAAAGATAAAAAAATCCCCGTCAGCGATTGGCTGAAACCGCAGGGGCGTTTCAAACATCTTTTCAAGACGGGCAATGAAAATTTACTGGCGGAGATCCAGACCGAGATCGATCAAGACTGGGCAAATCTGCAAGCATTGTGTGATTTTCATTCCAAACAGGATGTAGTATAA
- a CDS encoding HU family DNA-binding protein: protein MNQKELAWQVAKQLNYNKADVEELVDCFLRNITTAMAAGEKVRLVGFGIFETHNRAGREGRNPQTGEKIFIPETKTPAFIAGRVLKDAVKHTAAQVETPPL, encoded by the coding sequence ATGAATCAAAAAGAGTTGGCCTGGCAAGTCGCCAAACAGCTCAATTATAATAAGGCCGATGTGGAAGAACTCGTCGATTGTTTCTTGCGCAATATCACCACAGCTATGGCCGCCGGAGAAAAAGTTCGTCTGGTTGGTTTCGGTATTTTCGAGACACACAACCGCGCCGGGCGCGAAGGACGCAATCCACAGACCGGCGAAAAAATATTCATTCCTGAAACCAAAACCCCGGCTTTTATTGCCGGTCGCGTGCTCAAAGACGCGGTAAAACACACGGCCGCCCAGGTGGAAACCCCGCCGCTTTAA